Within Deltaproteobacteria bacterium, the genomic segment ATCATCTCCTCCGAAGTGCGAACGCCAAGACCACTTTCTTCTCCCTCTTGTAGAGCCATGCGGATCGCTTCAATCTTAGACTGACGCTCCTGGTCCCGTCGAATTAGGTCGCGAATGTATTCGCTAGCATTGCCGAAATCGCCTGACTCGATACGGGCATTGATCCACGCCTCGTTCTTCCTCGTAACGCTAATGGTTTTCGGTATAGTCGCCATAAATTGCCAGCCTGGTTTAATAATAAATATGATAATTTCATAATATATCATATTATTTATTAATTCGAAAGGTATCAACTCACTCCCTGGGCAATTTCTGGCGCTCTTATCGGAGCCACGAGCGAGGTGAGGGGGTCGGGAGTGTTTGTGTGCAGCGTTTAGCCCCTAGCGAAAAGGTTCATGCTATCCCAAAAATTTCATGTAGGGCTTCAGCGAAACACAAGCACACCCTACCCCCTCACCTCGCCCCACCACTTCGCCATTAGGCATCCAAGCGATCCAGCAAACTATCTAACTCTGCCTGTGAAAAGAAGTTAATGCGTAGCTCCCCTGCCCCCTTGCTGTCCATAGTTAACGCAACTTTAGTCCCCAAGGCCCGCCGAAACCTTTCTTCTAACCGCTGCACCGCCGGATTAGCCAAAAATTTTTCTTCCCGGCGCCTGCTAGCCCCCTCCCCACTACCTCCTCCGGCCCCAATCTCCCCGCCCCGCGCCAATCTTTCAGCCTCTCGAACCGACAAGCCGAGTTCGATTATCTTGCGCAAGAGGCTGCGCTGTTTAGCCTCATTGTCGAGCATCAGCAGTGCGCGCCCATGTCCCGCGCTGATTGTCTTATTGATGAGCTCTTCCTGAATATCGGTCGGCAAACGCAGCAAGCGCAGTGCATTGGCAACAGATACGCGATCTTTTCCGACAGTCTTAGCCACCTCCTCCTGTGAAGAAGCAAACTCGTCAATTAAACGCCGATAAGCGCGAGCTTCCTCGATTGGGTTTAGGTCAGAGCGTTGAACGTTTTCTACGATAGCTAGCTCCAGAGTTTCCTTGTCAGTTAGATTTCTAACAATGGCCGGGATTGTTTGAAGCCCCGCACGTTCTGCCGCACGAAAGCGCCGCTCGCCCGCAACAATTTCGAATTTCGCCCCATCGACTTCGTGTGGACGGACAATTATTGGCTGCAACAGACCACTAGACTTTATCGATCCAGCGAGCGAATCAATTTC encodes:
- a CDS encoding ParB/RepB/Spo0J family partition protein, whose amino-acid sequence is MSSKASVDSSGKKGKRPNIMATSSRGISAASGKGEPPKSNPQLRRQALGRGLGALMRSTLVDIDVTSQLSAKPEPLNQSVSQRTGIAIQEPAHLESASSIEAIKARFDEVSSRKAKDLVKALTTSNAEATDSVESFEEEGDRAGEFSIRQLSLSSIRRNVSQPREFFADDEIDSLAGSIKSSGLLQPIIVRPHEVDGAKFEIVAGERRFRAAERAGLQTIPAIVRNLTDKETLELAIVENVQRSDLNPIEEARAYRRLIDEFASSQEEVAKTVGKDRVSVANALRLLRLPTDIQEELINKTISAGHGRALLMLDNEAKQRSLLRKIIELGLSVREAERLARGGEIGAGGGSGEGASRRREEKFLANPAVQRLEERFRRALGTKVALTMDSKGAGELRINFFSQAELDSLLDRLDA
- a CDS encoding type II toxin-antitoxin system ParD family antitoxin; this encodes MATIPKTISVTRKNEAWINARIESGDFGNASEYIRDLIRRDQERQSKIEAIRMALQEGEESGLGVRTSEEM